The Zingiber officinale cultivar Zhangliang chromosome 10A, Zo_v1.1, whole genome shotgun sequence genome contains a region encoding:
- the LOC122027035 gene encoding protein trichome birefringence-like 21 yields the protein MKPHATTVQLLLWRSCLKQFLNLLSIFAFFLSLFAILHFSYRHLPFQFDFYSSSLSPFPSPSSVLTASDSSSPSSAVSVGSSIGANYRAEEDCDISKGEWVLDSAAEDYYYTNSSCRMIQDHQNCMKHGRPDVEFLRWRWRPEDCDLPRFDPRWFLELVRGTSVAFVGDSLARNQLQSLLCLLSTVAHPEDISSSKDTQDRRLFYGDYNFTVAIFWTPFLVKSYDAGGEYTHVFLDEVDEWAGPHLAAFDYLILSSGTWWTRPCIYFKNREPFACNYCRPPAPANLTRLGLYEANGAAFRAALDALRWYQGAVVLRTFSPSHFEGGQWNAGGHCDRRKPEAEWRLEGMELDLYRTQVEEFRKAKREMWVLDVTSAMVMRPDGHPDVYGHPAEKRVAMKHDCVHWCLPGPVDVWNELWLYMLSQRQRQLV from the exons ATGAAGCCTCATGCTACGACGGTGCAGCTTCTCCTTTGGAGAAGCTGCCTCAAGCAGTTCCTCAACCTCCTCTCCATATtcgccttcttcctctccctcttcgcCATCCTCCACTTCTCTTATCGCCACTTGCCCTTCCAATTCGACTTCTATTCCTCCTCCCTCTCTCCTTTTCCCTCTCCCTCCTCTGTTTTGACTGCATCAGattcttcatctccttcctccgcCGTCAGCGTCGGCAGCAGTATTGGTGCAAACTACAGAGCGGAGGAGGATTGCGATATATCTAAGGGCGAATGGGTGCTCGATTCAGCGGCAGAAGATTACTACTACACGAATTCCAGTTGTCGTATGATCCAAGATCACCAGAATTGCATGAAGCACGGTCGGCCGGACGTGGAATTTCTCCGGTGGCGGTGGCGGCCGGAAGACTGCGACCTCCCCCGCTTTGACCCGAGGTGGTTCCTCGAGCTAGTCAGGGGGACGTCGGTGGCGTTCGTCGGCGATTCCCTGGCCAGGAACCAATTGCAATCGCTGCTCTGCCTCTTGTCAACG GTGGCTCATCCGGAGGACATCTCGAGCTCGAAAGACACACAGGACCGGCGCCTCTTCTACGGCGACTACAACTTCACCGTCGCCATCTTCTGGACGCCGTTTCTGGTGAAAAGCTACGACGCGGGCGGCGAATACACCCACGTTTTCTTGGATGAGGTCGACGAATGGGCTGGACCCCACCTGGCCGCCTTTGACTACCTCATCCTCTCCTCCGGGACTTGGTGGACCCGCCCCTGCATCTACTTCAAGAACCGCGAGCCCTTCGCCTGCAACTACTGCCGGCCTCCCGCCCCCGCCAACCTGACCCGCCTCGGCCTCTACGAGGCCAACGGAGCGGCGTTCCGGGCTGCGCTGGACGCCCTGCGGTGGTACCAGGGAGCGGTGGTCCTGCGCACGTTCTCACCGTCGCACTTCGAGGGTGGTCAGTGGAACGCGGGCGGGCACTGCGATAGGAGGAAGCCGGAGGCGGAGTGGCGGCTGGAGGGGATGGAGCTGGATCTGTACAGGACGCAGGTGGAGGAGTTCCGGAAGGCGAAGAGGGAGATGTGGGTGCTGGACGTGACGAGCGCGATGGTGATGCGGCCGGACGGGCACCCGGACGTGTACGGGCACCCGGCGGAGAAGCGCGTGGCGATGAAGCATGACTGCGTGCACTGGTGCTTGCCGGGACCGGTGGACGTCTGGAACGAGCTCTGGCTTTATATGCTGAGCCAGAGGCAGAGGCAGCTGGTGTAG